The proteins below are encoded in one region of Aquisphaera giovannonii:
- a CDS encoding formylglycine-generating enzyme family protein codes for MSDQDSGGYDLADVPEAPKPKAPAPSSAPKPLPRLWKNEGEDPEAGAAGPPSGRGRAATPGDGKSGAGTPAEPAASPRRRSSAPAPTPARPRAEAGGAEKRVLVEETPALDTYEARQKGRLLIGGLFAMVLGLIGYIAYSLFLYDPMPMTDSSGEEPPVPSAPPPALAGAAAGNLEVEARSMLERAQDAAKADRIEEATRLLENIAKSYPKTKTAAEAKEALARPAEGMPLFLDRLAVKADQAPRPAPRPPAEPPAVVQAAPPQTAGNATLTLPSNAAGATAGPPSVVMAGSPGAPAANPSAAAAATPARRQFPAPAGFRARPDAEYDESGWPLVIVGDRDAAPMVFVPGGVYTLGDDAGASSKAAPRQVQLTPYYIDQYEVTLHQFKLFLGETRYRGQPPRSWSDEFRQNPNEAMPITLVNLRDATAFAEWAGKKLPSEAQWEMAARSTDGRIYPWGNDPAKGTRPPGAIKFDPAGAFPADVSPYGAFDMGGNVLEWTRDPYDARSYRDPAADGGDAASFGRLRSFDAVVKGDRKTNRASFRQGINLDKRMNYVGFRCVLPVAEPPAAAPAAPPAAAPSATPNPPAGQPATPPPAAQPPGTGQPPARGNAPAQPSVPF; via the coding sequence ATGAGCGATCAGGACTCAGGGGGGTACGATCTGGCCGATGTCCCCGAGGCGCCGAAGCCCAAGGCTCCGGCCCCCTCGTCCGCCCCCAAGCCGCTGCCCAGGCTCTGGAAGAACGAGGGCGAGGACCCGGAAGCCGGCGCGGCCGGCCCGCCCTCGGGAAGGGGCAGGGCCGCCACGCCCGGGGACGGGAAGTCCGGGGCCGGGACGCCCGCCGAGCCCGCGGCGTCGCCCCGCCGGAGGTCGTCCGCACCGGCGCCCACGCCGGCCAGGCCCAGGGCCGAGGCGGGCGGGGCGGAGAAGCGCGTCCTCGTCGAGGAGACCCCCGCGCTGGACACCTACGAGGCCCGCCAGAAGGGACGGCTCCTCATCGGCGGCCTCTTCGCCATGGTCCTCGGGCTGATCGGCTACATCGCCTATTCGCTCTTCCTCTACGACCCGATGCCGATGACCGACAGCAGCGGCGAGGAGCCGCCGGTCCCGTCCGCCCCGCCGCCGGCGCTCGCGGGTGCGGCCGCCGGCAACCTGGAGGTGGAGGCCCGCAGCATGCTCGAGCGGGCCCAGGACGCGGCCAAGGCCGATCGGATCGAGGAGGCAACGCGGCTGCTCGAGAACATCGCCAAGTCCTACCCCAAGACGAAGACGGCCGCCGAGGCGAAGGAGGCCCTGGCCCGCCCGGCCGAAGGGATGCCGCTCTTCCTGGACCGCCTCGCCGTGAAGGCCGACCAGGCCCCCAGGCCGGCCCCCAGGCCCCCCGCCGAGCCGCCGGCGGTCGTCCAGGCCGCCCCGCCGCAGACCGCCGGCAACGCCACCCTCACCCTGCCGTCGAACGCGGCCGGGGCGACGGCGGGCCCGCCGTCCGTCGTCATGGCGGGCAGCCCGGGGGCCCCGGCGGCCAATCCCTCCGCCGCCGCGGCCGCGACGCCCGCCCGGCGCCAGTTCCCCGCGCCGGCCGGCTTCCGCGCCAGGCCCGATGCCGAGTACGACGAATCCGGCTGGCCCCTGGTCATCGTCGGCGATCGCGACGCCGCCCCGATGGTCTTCGTCCCCGGCGGGGTCTACACCCTGGGCGACGACGCCGGCGCCTCGTCCAAGGCCGCACCGAGGCAGGTGCAGCTCACGCCCTACTACATCGACCAGTACGAGGTCACCCTCCACCAGTTCAAGCTCTTCCTCGGCGAGACCCGGTATCGCGGCCAGCCGCCCAGGAGCTGGTCGGACGAGTTCCGCCAGAACCCGAACGAGGCGATGCCCATCACGCTGGTCAACCTCCGCGACGCCACCGCCTTCGCGGAGTGGGCCGGCAAGAAGCTCCCGAGCGAGGCCCAGTGGGAGATGGCCGCCCGATCGACCGACGGCCGGATTTACCCCTGGGGCAACGACCCCGCCAAGGGCACCCGGCCCCCGGGCGCCATCAAGTTCGACCCGGCCGGCGCCTTCCCGGCCGACGTCTCCCCCTACGGCGCCTTCGACATGGGCGGCAACGTCCTCGAATGGACGAGGGATCCGTACGACGCGAGGTCCTACCGCGACCCCGCGGCCGACGGCGGGGACGCGGCGTCGTTCGGCCGCCTCCGCTCCTTCGACGCCGTCGTGAAGGGGGACCGCAAGACCAACCGGGCCTCGTTCCGCCAGGGGATCAACCTCGACAAGCGGATGAACTACGTCGGCTTCCGCTGCGTCCTCCCGGTGGCCGAGCCCCCCGCGGCCGCGCCGGCGGCTCCGCCGGCCGCCGCCCCGTCGGCCACCCCGAATCCGCCCGCGGGCCAGCCGGCCACGCCGCCCCCGGCCGCCCAACCCCCGGGGACCGGCCAGCCGCCGGCACGCGGGAACGCCCCCGCGCAGCCGTCCGTGCCGTTCTGA
- a CDS encoding aldo/keto reductase produces the protein MNHRTFGRTGWSVGEIGYGMWGLAGWTGSEASSYEAALERAVALGCNFFDTAWGYGAGKSEQVLGRLAAAHPDRRLYVATKIPPKDLRWPSRRESTLDDCFPPDHIKEYTEKSLENLGLPAIDLMQFHVWEDAWAKDDRWQRAAEDLKRQGLVRAWGVSVNRWEPWNVLETIRTGLIDAVQVIYNIFDQSPEDELFPLCREREIAVIARVPFDEGTLTGTLTKDTRWPEGDWRNTYFVPENLSASVDRAEALRPLIPPGMTMPELALRWILEEPTVSTIIPGMRSVKHVESNLGVSDGRRLDPALRQQLRGHRWDRTPTEWSQ, from the coding sequence ATGAACCATCGGACGTTCGGGCGGACGGGCTGGTCGGTCGGGGAGATCGGCTACGGCATGTGGGGGCTCGCGGGATGGACGGGCTCCGAGGCGTCGTCCTACGAGGCGGCGCTCGAGCGGGCCGTGGCCCTCGGATGCAATTTCTTCGACACCGCCTGGGGCTACGGGGCCGGCAAGAGCGAGCAGGTCCTGGGCCGGCTGGCGGCCGCCCACCCCGACCGGAGGCTCTACGTTGCCACCAAGATCCCGCCGAAGGACCTCCGCTGGCCGTCTCGCCGCGAGTCCACGCTCGACGACTGCTTCCCGCCGGACCACATCAAGGAATACACCGAGAAATCCCTGGAGAACCTGGGCCTCCCGGCCATCGACCTGATGCAGTTCCACGTCTGGGAGGACGCGTGGGCGAAGGACGACCGTTGGCAGAGGGCCGCCGAGGACCTGAAGCGCCAGGGCCTGGTGCGGGCCTGGGGCGTCAGCGTCAACCGCTGGGAGCCCTGGAACGTCCTCGAGACGATCCGGACCGGCCTGATCGACGCGGTGCAGGTCATCTACAACATCTTCGACCAGTCGCCCGAGGATGAGCTGTTCCCCCTCTGCCGCGAGCGGGAGATCGCGGTGATCGCCCGCGTGCCGTTCGACGAGGGGACGCTCACCGGGACCCTCACGAAGGACACCCGCTGGCCCGAGGGGGACTGGCGGAACACCTACTTCGTCCCCGAGAACCTCTCCGCCAGCGTCGACCGCGCCGAGGCCCTGCGACCGCTGATCCCCCCCGGCATGACCATGCCCGAGCTGGCGCTGCGGTGGATCCTGGAGGAGCCGACGGTGTCCACCATCATCCCCGGGATGCGGAGCGTGAAGCACGTCGAGTCCAACCTCGGCGTCAGCGACGGCCGCCGCCTGGATCCGGCACTCCGGCAGCAACTCCGCGGCCACCGATGGGACCGCACGCCGACGGAGTGGTCCCAGTAG
- the gcvPB gene encoding aminomethyl-transferring glycine dehydrogenase subunit GcvPB has translation MYKLDPTPLLFESSRPGRATAVLPASDVPARPIDELIPASQLASSAPPLPELSELDVVRHYTNLSASNMSIDSNFYPLGSCTMKYNPKRNERLAGLPGLGAQHPYQDDSTLQGLLAILHELQGCLAEIAGLHAVSLQPAAGAQGELTALLVAAAYFRDRGEKRTKVLIPDSAHGTNPASAHLAGFETITIKSNASGLVDLADLDRHLGDDAAVFMITNPNTVGLFDPQIGEIAKRLHDRGALLYLDGANMNAILGVVRPGDMGVDLMHYNPHKTFSGPHGGGGPGAGPIAVREHLAPYLPAPVVGRRDDGTYYLDHDRPKSIGRVRTFFGNTGVLFRAYCYIRSQGPEGLLRVAQHAVLNANYLLQQVKDVYPVPFGGRCMHEFVASARSLARERGIRAMDIGKRLIDYNFHAPTVYFPLIVPEALMIEPTETESRETLDAFARALRAIASEDPQLLHDAPVSTPVSRLDEVKAAKTPILKWTPEAAAV, from the coding sequence ATGTACAAGCTCGACCCCACCCCCCTGCTCTTCGAGTCCAGCCGCCCCGGCCGCGCGACGGCCGTCCTGCCGGCCTCGGACGTCCCCGCCAGGCCGATCGACGAGCTGATCCCCGCCTCGCAGCTCGCCTCGAGCGCGCCGCCGCTGCCCGAGCTGAGCGAGCTCGACGTCGTCCGGCACTACACGAACCTGTCGGCGTCGAACATGTCGATCGACTCCAACTTCTATCCGCTCGGCTCCTGTACCATGAAGTACAACCCGAAGCGGAATGAGCGGCTGGCGGGCCTGCCAGGCCTGGGGGCCCAGCACCCCTACCAGGACGATTCTACGCTCCAGGGGCTCCTCGCGATCCTCCACGAGCTCCAGGGCTGCCTCGCGGAGATCGCCGGCCTGCACGCGGTCAGCCTCCAGCCGGCGGCCGGCGCGCAGGGCGAGCTGACCGCCCTGCTCGTCGCGGCGGCCTACTTCCGCGACCGGGGCGAGAAGCGCACCAAGGTCCTGATCCCCGACAGCGCCCACGGCACGAATCCGGCGTCCGCCCACCTGGCCGGCTTCGAGACGATCACGATCAAGAGCAACGCCTCGGGCCTCGTGGACCTGGCCGACCTGGACCGGCACCTCGGCGACGACGCGGCCGTGTTCATGATCACCAACCCGAACACGGTCGGCCTGTTCGACCCCCAGATCGGCGAGATCGCGAAGCGGCTCCACGACCGCGGGGCCCTGCTCTACCTCGATGGCGCGAACATGAACGCCATCCTGGGCGTCGTCCGCCCGGGCGACATGGGGGTGGACCTCATGCACTACAACCCCCACAAGACCTTCTCCGGCCCCCACGGCGGCGGCGGCCCCGGCGCGGGGCCGATCGCGGTCCGCGAGCACCTGGCGCCGTACCTGCCGGCGCCGGTCGTCGGCCGCCGCGACGACGGGACCTACTACCTGGATCACGACCGGCCGAAGTCGATCGGCCGGGTGCGGACCTTCTTCGGCAATACGGGCGTCCTCTTCCGCGCGTACTGCTACATCCGCTCGCAGGGCCCCGAGGGCCTGCTGCGGGTCGCCCAGCACGCCGTCCTGAACGCCAACTACCTGCTCCAGCAGGTCAAGGACGTATACCCGGTCCCCTTCGGCGGCCGCTGCATGCACGAGTTCGTCGCCTCGGCCCGGAGCCTGGCCCGGGAGCGGGGCATCCGCGCGATGGACATCGGCAAGCGCCTGATCGACTACAACTTCCACGCGCCCACCGTGTACTTCCCGCTCATCGTCCCCGAGGCGCTCATGATCGAGCCGACGGAGACCGAGAGCCGGGAGACCCTAGACGCATTCGCCCGCGCCCTGCGGGCGATCGCGTCCGAGGATCCGCAACTCCTCCACGACGCCCCCGTATCCACGCCCGTCAGCCGCCTCGACGAGGTCAAGGCGGCCAAGACCCCGATCCTCAAGTGGACGCCGGAGGCCGCGGCCGTCTGA
- a CDS encoding NAD-dependent epimerase/dehydratase family protein, with protein sequence MSSESNGAGLVLVTGATGLLGSHVAERLVAAGHRVRALVRPSSRTGFLEGLGVEIRRGDLTDPASCEAAVAGARWVFHAAAKVGDWGAWREFQVGCIDATRTLAEAASRVGVGRFVHFSSTSAYGHPPDQPEPIDETAPLGQNVWVHDPYTRSKVESEELLWAMSRAGRLRLTVIRPSWLFGERDRTTIPRLIQEFRWHRVSIVGPGDNPLSAVYAGEVAGAAILAARDEGSAGEAYNVTSHGPITQRQFLDMLADAIGAPRVTWHYPFWYAYYGGLSLELRDRLRRRAKPPRVTRYGAWLLGRNLSYSTEKARRKLGWSPALTYEEAIARTVRWFFEDPAARIPRDPPPLLVRLGDARRRLIAPRGPQVDAGRP encoded by the coding sequence ATGAGTTCGGAATCGAACGGCGCCGGCCTCGTCCTGGTGACCGGGGCGACGGGCCTGCTGGGCAGCCACGTGGCCGAGCGGCTCGTCGCGGCGGGCCATCGGGTGCGGGCCCTCGTGCGGCCGTCGAGCCGGACGGGGTTCCTGGAGGGGCTCGGCGTGGAGATCCGCCGCGGCGACCTCACCGACCCGGCCTCGTGCGAGGCGGCCGTGGCGGGAGCCCGTTGGGTCTTCCACGCGGCGGCGAAGGTCGGCGACTGGGGCGCCTGGCGCGAGTTCCAGGTCGGCTGCATCGACGCCACGCGGACGCTGGCCGAGGCGGCCTCACGCGTAGGCGTGGGGCGGTTCGTCCACTTCAGCTCGACGAGCGCCTACGGCCACCCGCCGGACCAGCCCGAGCCGATCGACGAGACCGCGCCGCTGGGCCAGAACGTCTGGGTCCACGACCCCTACACGCGGAGCAAGGTGGAGAGCGAGGAGCTGCTCTGGGCGATGTCCCGCGCCGGCCGGCTGCGGCTGACCGTGATCCGCCCGAGCTGGCTCTTCGGGGAGCGCGACCGGACGACGATCCCCCGGCTGATCCAGGAGTTCCGCTGGCATCGCGTCTCGATCGTCGGGCCGGGCGACAACCCCCTGAGCGCCGTGTACGCGGGCGAGGTGGCCGGCGCGGCGATCCTGGCGGCCCGCGACGAGGGCTCCGCGGGCGAGGCGTACAACGTCACGAGCCACGGTCCGATCACCCAGCGGCAGTTCCTGGACATGCTGGCCGACGCCATCGGCGCCCCCCGCGTCACCTGGCATTACCCGTTCTGGTACGCCTACTACGGGGGGCTCTCGCTGGAGCTCCGCGACCGCCTGCGGCGGCGGGCGAAGCCCCCGCGGGTGACCCGCTACGGCGCCTGGCTCCTGGGCCGCAACCTCTCGTACAGCACGGAGAAGGCCCGCCGCAAGCTGGGCTGGTCGCCGGCCTTGACCTACGAGGAGGCCATCGCCCGGACCGTTCGATGGTTCTTCGAAGATCCGGCGGCCCGGATCCCCCGCGACCCGCCGCCGCTGCTCGTCCGCCTGGGGGACGCGCGGAGGCGGCTCATTGCCCCTCGCGGCCCCCAGGTGGACGCGGGCCGTCCTTGA
- a CDS encoding DUF1559 domain-containing protein produces the protein MTTSPHSRPRPAGFTLIELLVVIAIIAVLIALLLPAVQSAREAARRAQCTNNLKQLALATANYESSNGSLPPQEFIQRSAVDPTQWRYGGASAFVRISQFLEQGAAYNSWNQAVTTFSAPNWTLASVGVSTLWCPSDPKATENSALSLIYSTNSVMDVNTAPAGLNQAYSSYVVNNGTWYMPSFITPADAYSAKANAYKAATNGVIFSLSTVRFAQVTDGLSNTMAFGERSRGIYGPDDLIYDAWWNSGDYADTGFATRYPINAYRTMSTQINNGAARILYTATASFHPGGANFAFLDGSVRFIKETINSWQLTDLSTNPPYPLPPGTTVGSYGESLLGTAQPGVYQALSTRAGGEVISADAY, from the coding sequence GTGACGACCTCCCCGCACTCCCGCCCCCGCCCCGCGGGCTTCACGCTGATCGAGCTGCTGGTGGTGATCGCGATCATCGCCGTGCTCATCGCCCTCCTCCTCCCGGCCGTGCAGTCGGCCCGCGAGGCCGCACGCCGCGCCCAGTGCACCAACAACCTCAAGCAGCTCGCCCTGGCGACCGCCAACTACGAGTCCTCCAACGGCTCGCTGCCCCCGCAGGAGTTCATCCAGCGGTCGGCCGTCGACCCGACGCAGTGGCGCTACGGCGGCGCGAGCGCCTTCGTGCGGATCTCCCAGTTCCTGGAGCAGGGCGCCGCCTACAATTCGTGGAACCAGGCGGTCACGACCTTCTCGGCCCCGAACTGGACGCTGGCCTCCGTCGGCGTCAGCACGCTCTGGTGCCCGAGCGACCCCAAGGCCACCGAGAACTCGGCGCTGAGCCTGATCTACTCCACGAACTCCGTGATGGACGTGAACACCGCCCCCGCCGGGCTCAATCAGGCCTACTCCAGCTACGTCGTCAACAACGGCACCTGGTACATGCCGTCGTTCATCACGCCCGCGGATGCCTACAGCGCCAAGGCCAACGCGTACAAGGCGGCGACGAATGGCGTGATCTTCTCCCTCAGCACGGTCCGGTTCGCCCAGGTCACCGACGGCCTGTCCAACACCATGGCCTTCGGCGAGCGGTCGCGCGGGATCTACGGGCCGGACGACCTGATCTACGACGCCTGGTGGAACTCCGGCGACTACGCCGACACGGGCTTCGCCACCCGGTACCCGATCAACGCCTACCGGACGATGTCCACCCAGATCAACAACGGCGCGGCCCGGATCCTCTACACGGCGACGGCCAGCTTCCACCCGGGCGGGGCGAACTTCGCCTTCCTGGACGGCTCGGTCCGCTTCATCAAGGAGACGATCAACTCCTGGCAGCTCACCGACCTGTCCACGAACCCGCCCTACCCGCTGCCGCCGGGGACGACGGTCGGCAGCTACGGCGAGTCCCTCCTGGGCACGGCCCAGCCGGGGGTCTATCAGGCCCTCTCCACGCGGGCCGGCGGCGAGGTCATCAGCGCCGATGCCTACTGA
- the gcvPA gene encoding aminomethyl-transferring glycine dehydrogenase subunit GcvPA, whose product MAYIANTPDDIRHMLAAIGIDSLDQLFDVVPADLRLNRPLAVPPALTELELTTHVGGLLNRNEGADRRVCFLGGGAYDHFIPAVVDNLASRGEFYTAYTPYQAEASQGTLQATFEYQTLVAQLTGMDVSNASLYDGGSAVSEAILMAITSTRRFGRVIIPETVHPEHRQIASTMLAHLEPEVVTVPAPKGVIDPKALAEALTDDTAAVVVQHPNFFGRLEDMEALAAAVHARGAIVIASVDPISLGLLKRPGDYGADIVVAEGQGLGNPLTFGGPYLGIMACREAYLRKLPGRIVGQTTDRDGKRCWVLTLQTREQHIRREKATSNICTNQGLLALRSSIYLAAMGPGGLRQAAELSTRKAHYAAERLAAVPGLSLAFPGPFFKEFVVRSSKDPAKVLAAVGEAGYHGGIALGRWYPSLADGILVAVTEKRTREEIDGLAAAYEKALKAS is encoded by the coding sequence ATGGCCTACATCGCGAACACGCCGGATGACATCCGCCACATGCTGGCGGCGATCGGGATCGACTCGCTCGACCAGCTCTTCGACGTCGTCCCGGCGGACCTCCGCCTCAACCGGCCGCTGGCGGTGCCCCCGGCGCTGACGGAGCTCGAGCTGACGACGCACGTCGGGGGCCTGCTGAACCGCAACGAGGGGGCGGACCGTCGCGTCTGCTTCCTGGGCGGCGGGGCGTATGACCACTTCATCCCCGCCGTCGTGGACAACCTCGCGTCGCGGGGCGAGTTCTACACGGCCTACACGCCCTACCAGGCGGAGGCCAGCCAGGGGACTCTCCAGGCGACGTTCGAGTACCAGACGCTCGTCGCCCAGCTCACCGGGATGGACGTCTCCAACGCCAGCCTCTACGACGGCGGCTCCGCCGTCTCCGAGGCGATCCTCATGGCGATCACGAGCACCCGCCGCTTCGGCCGGGTGATCATCCCGGAGACCGTCCACCCGGAGCACCGCCAGATCGCCTCGACGATGCTCGCCCACCTCGAGCCGGAGGTCGTCACGGTCCCCGCGCCGAAGGGCGTGATCGACCCGAAGGCCCTGGCCGAGGCCCTGACCGACGACACGGCCGCCGTCGTGGTCCAGCACCCCAACTTCTTCGGCCGCCTCGAGGACATGGAGGCGCTCGCCGCCGCCGTCCACGCCCGCGGCGCGATCGTCATCGCCAGCGTGGACCCGATCAGCCTGGGATTGCTGAAGCGCCCGGGGGACTACGGCGCGGACATCGTCGTCGCGGAGGGCCAGGGGCTGGGCAACCCGCTCACCTTCGGCGGGCCGTACCTGGGCATCATGGCCTGCCGCGAGGCGTACCTCCGCAAGCTTCCGGGCCGGATCGTCGGCCAGACGACCGACCGCGACGGCAAGCGCTGCTGGGTCCTGACGCTCCAGACCCGCGAGCAGCACATCCGCCGCGAGAAGGCGACGTCGAACATCTGCACCAACCAGGGGCTGCTCGCGCTGCGGTCGAGCATCTACCTCGCCGCGATGGGCCCCGGCGGGCTCCGCCAGGCGGCGGAGCTCTCCACGCGTAAGGCCCACTACGCGGCCGAGCGGCTGGCCGCCGTGCCGGGCCTGAGCCTCGCCTTCCCCGGCCCGTTCTTCAAGGAGTTCGTCGTCCGGTCGTCGAAGGACCCGGCGAAGGTCCTCGCCGCGGTCGGCGAGGCCGGCTATCACGGCGGCATCGCCCTGGGCCGCTGGTACCCGTCGCTGGCCGACGGCATCCTCGTCGCGGTCACCGAGAAGCGGACCCGCGAGGAGATCGACGGCCTGGCCGCCGCCTACGAGAAGGCGCTGAAGGCCTCCTGA
- the gcvH gene encoding glycine cleavage system protein GcvH: MDPSTLLYLPSHEWVHLDGKIATIGISKFAVDQLTDLLMIDLPEVGKALTAGKGFGEIESVKSVSELYAPVSGKVTEVNSAVVDDLQVLSEDPFGKGWLIKVEVDDPSATSDLLDRAAYEKKVAEEEH; encoded by the coding sequence CCCACGAATGGGTGCACCTGGACGGGAAGATCGCAACCATCGGGATCTCCAAGTTCGCCGTGGACCAGCTCACCGACCTGCTGATGATCGACCTCCCCGAGGTCGGCAAGGCGCTGACCGCCGGCAAGGGCTTCGGCGAGATCGAGAGCGTCAAGTCGGTCAGCGAGCTGTACGCCCCGGTCTCCGGCAAGGTCACGGAGGTCAACTCGGCCGTCGTGGACGACCTCCAGGTCCTCTCGGAGGACCCGTTCGGCAAGGGCTGGCTGATCAAGGTGGAGGTGGACGACCCGTCGGCGACCTCCGACCTGCTCGACCGGGCGGCGTACGAGAAGAAGGTGGCCGAGGAGGAGCACTGA
- a CDS encoding Npun_F0296 family exosortase-dependent surface protein → MRTSPIVSSCGVLALSLAAFAPAADAGLVVSVEAPGVQATSVAGAVTETFDSFSSGGYQTLNTALGTVTTTPTGNFAAIEASPVGGAGGSGNFFVLGYQSGSAEPATLTLSQPQSYFGFWWSAADGSNEIAFYSNGQWLGSFRVFATAGTSITSVVFSNSGTTLSGFETDNWSVSATAHDAIPGRIIEGAIASDPSRPRSRSAPWRACSRPSGDPPAGDPPDASPGLGSSSMHGRPADEGTEGPSAAARGVAARPPGARARPSAIAPA, encoded by the coding sequence ATGCGAACTTCCCCGATCGTCAGTTCCTGCGGCGTCCTCGCGCTGTCCCTGGCCGCGTTTGCCCCGGCGGCCGACGCGGGGCTCGTCGTCTCGGTGGAGGCCCCCGGCGTCCAGGCGACGTCCGTCGCCGGGGCCGTCACGGAGACCTTCGACTCGTTCTCATCCGGCGGATATCAGACGCTCAACACCGCGCTCGGCACCGTCACCACGACGCCGACGGGGAACTTCGCCGCCATCGAGGCCAGCCCGGTCGGGGGCGCCGGCGGGTCGGGCAACTTCTTCGTCCTCGGCTACCAGAGCGGCTCCGCCGAGCCGGCCACGCTCACGCTCTCGCAGCCGCAGTCGTACTTCGGGTTCTGGTGGTCGGCGGCCGACGGGTCCAACGAGATCGCCTTCTACTCCAACGGGCAATGGCTCGGCAGCTTCCGCGTCTTCGCGACCGCGGGCACCTCGATCACGTCGGTGGTCTTCTCCAACTCCGGCACGACGCTTTCCGGCTTCGAAACCGACAACTGGAGCGTGTCCGCAACGGCCCACGACGCGATCCCCGGCCGGATCATCGAGGGCGCCATCGCCTCCGACCCGAGCCGGCCTCGGTCACGCTCGGCTCCCTGGCGTGCCTGCTCACGGCCCTCTGGAGATCCGCCCGCCGGCGATCCGCCTGATGCCAGCCCAGGCCTCGGCTCGTCGTCGATGCACGGTCGGCCAGCCGACGAGGGGACGGAAGGCCCCTCGGCCGCCGCTCGGGGCGTCGCAGCCCGTCCGCCCGGCGCCCGAGCGAGGCCTTCCGCGATCGCGCCAGCTTGA
- a CDS encoding type II secretion system F family protein — protein sequence MSRIPDDPENPRPRPKRPAGGSRPPSGGDGGSTFRPNPTYSAGGGGGAGGGAARSKGPADRPTKSRSGSPGVGFREVLAPEAKWYERILFGKVSSGQLAQFCRQFAAYLSAGVAYDKTLTSLSQQFARSALGPVVGRMKQAIKAGSTLEEAMAREPAAFNTMFLSMIRVAEARGGVPETLRMMGDYYESRQRMIRQARSAMIYPTIVLTMAIAVGLLIAIFLLPMFADMLKELGRRGGGLPLPSRALMAFSDFVRTPYGLIMIGMVLVGGPFLLLRYYRTPGGKATLDPLIMRFPVFGQLLRKLDISRFARTLSALLDAGVGVGESMDLTAGVMTLTPMRHVLEAAKDDVMHGKELSKALVPSGLFPADVLAVLESGEETGQTPEVLAHLADDYDEQVEVMVKSLGHLVQPLVTVFVGAIVLFIILAVFLPYIQMITGLSGG from the coding sequence ATGAGCCGCATTCCAGACGACCCGGAGAATCCCCGACCCCGCCCGAAGCGGCCGGCCGGCGGCTCGCGCCCGCCCTCGGGCGGCGACGGGGGCTCGACCTTCCGGCCCAACCCGACTTACTCCGCGGGCGGCGGTGGCGGGGCCGGCGGCGGAGCGGCGCGGTCGAAGGGCCCGGCGGATCGGCCCACGAAGTCGCGGAGCGGATCGCCCGGCGTCGGGTTCCGGGAAGTGCTGGCCCCCGAGGCCAAGTGGTATGAGCGCATCCTCTTCGGGAAGGTCAGCTCCGGGCAGCTCGCCCAGTTCTGCCGGCAGTTCGCGGCGTACCTGAGCGCGGGCGTCGCCTACGACAAGACGCTCACCAGCCTGTCGCAGCAGTTCGCGAGGTCGGCGCTGGGTCCTGTCGTCGGGCGGATGAAGCAGGCGATCAAGGCCGGCTCGACGCTCGAGGAGGCCATGGCCCGCGAGCCTGCCGCCTTCAACACCATGTTCCTGAGCATGATCCGGGTGGCCGAGGCTCGCGGCGGCGTGCCGGAGACGCTCCGGATGATGGGGGACTATTACGAGTCCCGCCAGCGGATGATCCGCCAGGCGCGGTCGGCGATGATCTACCCGACCATCGTGCTGACGATGGCGATCGCCGTCGGCCTGCTGATCGCCATCTTCCTGCTGCCGATGTTCGCCGACATGCTCAAGGAGCTGGGCCGTCGCGGGGGCGGCCTGCCGCTGCCGAGCCGGGCGCTGATGGCGTTCAGCGACTTCGTCCGGACGCCCTACGGGCTCATCATGATCGGCATGGTCCTGGTCGGCGGCCCGTTCCTGCTCCTCCGGTACTACCGGACCCCGGGCGGCAAGGCGACGCTCGACCCGCTCATCATGCGGTTCCCGGTCTTCGGCCAGCTCCTCCGCAAGCTCGACATCAGCCGGTTCGCCCGCACGCTCTCCGCCCTCCTGGACGCGGGCGTCGGCGTGGGGGAGTCCATGGACCTGACCGCGGGCGTCATGACCCTGACGCCGATGCGGCACGTGCTGGAAGCCGCGAAGGACGACGTGATGCACGGCAAGGAGCTGAGCAAGGCCCTGGTCCCGTCCGGCCTGTTCCCGGCCGACGTCCTCGCCGTGCTCGAGTCCGGCGAGGAGACCGGGCAGACGCCGGAGGTCCTCGCCCACCTCGCGGACGACTACGACGAGCAGGTCGAGGTGATGGTCAAGAGCCTGGGCCACCTGGTGCAGCCGCTGGTCACGGTCTTCGTGGGCGCGATCGTCCTGTTCATCATCCTGGCCGTCTTCCTGCCCTACATCCAGATGATAACCGGCCTCAGCGGCGGCTGA